A region from the Oceanispirochaeta sp. genome encodes:
- a CDS encoding LytS/YhcK type 5TM receptor domain-containing protein: MTVTLLIDIATNISLLLSLLFIQNLLIFQHDQTTIFSKSLQGVIIGVISIVLMNNSIFTHPGMIFDSRTVLLSVSGLFLGILPTIIAMFIAGVYRIWLGGTGMFVGVLSIIIATFLGILMGRVVTNKQIRPGWRFNFAFGLAVHSIILMLFFLLFPRPDNRMITKSLAIPYLLLLPLATSLVGSLLSFQNDSRVAQKKLLDNRELFHTLFRDNHTIMLIIDPESGDIQDANESAIKFYGWSYAEMKSMNIHQINMAPQHEVFEKIGVIQKNRELNFLAQHRRADDSIRDVEVFSETIVQNENPLLFSIIHDITDR, encoded by the coding sequence ATGACTGTTACACTACTCATAGATATAGCAACCAATATATCACTGTTGCTTTCTCTGTTATTCATTCAAAATCTTTTAATTTTCCAACACGATCAAACAACAATATTCAGCAAATCCCTGCAGGGAGTGATCATCGGAGTCATCAGTATTGTTCTGATGAACAACAGTATTTTCACACATCCAGGCATGATCTTCGATTCAAGAACAGTTCTTCTCAGTGTCTCTGGTCTTTTTCTGGGTATTTTACCGACAATAATTGCCATGTTTATAGCCGGAGTCTACCGGATCTGGCTGGGTGGAACCGGTATGTTCGTTGGAGTTCTCAGTATTATAATAGCAACTTTCCTTGGTATTCTGATGGGAAGAGTCGTAACAAATAAACAGATCAGGCCTGGATGGAGATTTAATTTTGCATTCGGATTAGCTGTTCATTCTATTATCCTCATGCTTTTCTTTCTGCTATTCCCCAGGCCCGACAATCGAATGATCACAAAGAGTCTAGCCATCCCTTATCTGCTGCTCCTTCCTCTGGCAACAAGCCTTGTTGGAAGCTTACTCTCTTTTCAGAATGATTCCAGAGTCGCTCAGAAGAAGCTTCTGGATAACAGAGAATTATTCCATACTCTTTTTAGAGACAATCATACAATCATGCTGATCATTGACCCCGAATCCGGTGACATACAGGATGCAAATGAATCAGCCATAAAGTTTTATGGCTGGTCCTATGCCGAAATGAAATCCATGAATATTCATCAGATCAATATGGCTCCTCAACATGAGGTTTTTGAGAAAATCGGGGTTATTCAAAAGAACAGGGAATTGAATTTCCTGGCACAGCACCGCAGAGCCGATGACAGTATCCGGGATGTTGAAGTTTTTTCCGAAACCATTGTACAGAATGAGAATCCCCTGCTTTTCTCAATAATCCACGATATTACAGACCG
- a CDS encoding alcohol dehydrogenase family protein produces the protein MENKNSETAGKDRFDLTNCTKSMKAVVTTGNGGYEKLEYRDVPIPEISEGEVLLQVLAAGVNNTEINTRLGWYSSTVTAGTESLSEDEREKTEAEEKADGGWNGATPFPYIQGTDCCGRIVQAGPGVDPVTIGSRVLIRACIRSEGWDSKENIWMASDFDGAFAQFVKIAASEVFPVNCDWSDAELGTIPCAYGTAENMIHRSKVSANEHVLVTGASGGVGSAVVQLAKRRGAIVTAIAGKNKMDQVHSIGADRVIPRGEDILSHLGEMSVDVVVDNVGGSNFNEMMLVLKRGGRYASSGAIAGPLVTLDMRNFYLKDLTLIGCTAWDEPVFPNLISYIEKDEIKPLLARTFPLEQIVEAQKEFTLKKHVGNFVLIPQALSAAQRDLFGL, from the coding sequence ATGGAAAATAAAAATTCTGAAACAGCGGGAAAAGACCGTTTTGATCTTACGAATTGTACAAAATCCATGAAGGCCGTGGTTACAACCGGTAATGGAGGATATGAGAAACTCGAATATCGGGACGTGCCGATCCCGGAAATTTCTGAAGGAGAGGTACTTCTTCAAGTACTGGCTGCCGGAGTTAATAATACTGAAATCAATACCCGTCTGGGCTGGTACTCGTCCACTGTCACCGCCGGGACAGAATCACTTAGCGAGGACGAGAGAGAAAAGACAGAAGCTGAAGAAAAAGCGGACGGAGGATGGAATGGGGCAACCCCCTTTCCATATATCCAGGGAACAGACTGCTGCGGGCGCATTGTCCAGGCAGGACCCGGAGTAGACCCGGTAACCATCGGTTCCCGGGTACTCATACGGGCCTGCATTCGCAGTGAGGGATGGGATTCGAAGGAAAATATCTGGATGGCCTCCGATTTCGATGGTGCATTCGCTCAATTTGTCAAGATTGCCGCTTCTGAAGTTTTCCCCGTGAACTGCGATTGGAGTGATGCCGAACTGGGAACCATTCCCTGCGCCTATGGTACTGCAGAGAACATGATTCACCGGTCCAAAGTAAGTGCAAATGAACATGTGCTGGTAACCGGGGCCTCCGGTGGTGTTGGTTCTGCTGTGGTGCAACTTGCTAAACGTCGGGGTGCCATCGTAACGGCCATCGCCGGAAAAAATAAAATGGACCAAGTACACTCCATTGGTGCCGATCGGGTGATCCCCAGGGGTGAGGATATCCTGTCCCATCTTGGTGAAATGTCTGTGGATGTGGTTGTCGATAATGTAGGCGGATCAAATTTCAATGAGATGATGCTGGTTTTAAAAAGAGGCGGCCGCTATGCATCCTCAGGAGCCATCGCCGGTCCTCTGGTGACCCTGGATATGCGAAACTTTTATCTCAAGGATCTCACTTTGATAGGCTGTACCGCATGGGACGAACCAGTTTTTCCAAATCTCATTTCTTATATTGAAAAGGATGAAATCAAACCGCTCCTTGCCAGGACATTTCCTCTGGAACAGATTGTGGAGGCACAGAAAGAATTTACACTGAAAAAGCATGTAGGCAATTTCGTTTTAATACCCCAGGCACTGAGTGCCGCCCAGCGGGATCTGTTCGGGCTCTAA